A portion of the Leifsonia sp. EB41 genome contains these proteins:
- a CDS encoding carbohydrate ABC transporter permease, with amino-acid sequence MSTTTSVRTSPAPPAPAKTRRKRPKGWWLPLVLLAPAILFELLIHVIPMLTGIWISFLQLTKFFIANWSEAPFVGLKNYQVALDFNTSIGAGLLTSFLITCGFTILVVGLSWALGMAAAVALQGRFRGRGFFRTLFLVPYALPLYAGIITWKFMLQKDTGAVNHFLFDNLGLPGQKPFWLIGDNAFWSIVIVAIWRLWPFAFLMLMAGLQSIPDEVYEASAVDGAKPFRQWRSITLPMLRPVNAVLLLVMFLWTFNDFNTPYVLFGNAQPAAGDLISFHIYNASFLTWNFGSGAAMSVLLLIFLLIVSGIYLTVLNRRNRNA; translated from the coding sequence ATGTCGACGACGACATCCGTCCGGACCAGCCCCGCCCCGCCGGCCCCGGCGAAGACCCGCCGCAAGCGGCCCAAGGGCTGGTGGCTTCCGCTGGTGCTGCTGGCGCCGGCCATCCTCTTCGAGCTGCTCATCCACGTCATCCCGATGCTCACCGGGATCTGGATCAGCTTCCTGCAGCTCACCAAGTTCTTCATCGCCAACTGGAGCGAGGCGCCGTTCGTCGGCCTCAAGAACTACCAGGTCGCGCTCGACTTCAACACGTCGATCGGCGCCGGCCTGCTGACCTCGTTCCTGATCACCTGCGGGTTCACGATCCTCGTGGTCGGGCTCTCCTGGGCGCTCGGGATGGCCGCGGCCGTCGCGCTGCAGGGCCGGTTCCGCGGGCGCGGGTTCTTCCGCACCCTCTTCCTCGTGCCGTACGCGCTGCCGCTCTACGCCGGCATCATCACGTGGAAGTTCATGCTCCAGAAGGACACCGGAGCGGTCAACCACTTCCTGTTCGACAACCTCGGCCTCCCCGGTCAGAAGCCGTTCTGGCTGATCGGCGACAACGCGTTCTGGTCGATCGTCATCGTCGCGATCTGGCGGCTCTGGCCGTTCGCCTTCCTGATGCTGATGGCCGGGCTCCAGTCCATCCCGGACGAGGTCTACGAGGCGTCCGCGGTGGACGGCGCCAAGCCGTTCCGGCAGTGGCGGTCGATCACCCTTCCCATGCTCCGGCCGGTCAACGCCGTGCTGCTGCTCGTGATGTTCCTCTGGACGTTCAACGACTTCAACACGCCGTACGTGCTCTTCGGCAACGCCCAACCCGCGGCCGGCGACCTGATCTCGTTCCACATCTACAACGCGTCGTTCCTGACCTGGAACTTCGGCTCGGGAGCCGCGATGAGCGTGCTGCTGCTGATCTTCCTGCTCATCGTGTCCGGCATCTATCTGACCGTGCTCAACCGGAGGAACCGCAATGCGTGA
- a CDS encoding sugar ABC transporter substrate-binding protein — protein MRKRVIAAAALAATISLVAAGCSSTGSTSSASGSTITYWASNQGTSLDNDKQVLTPVLNDFTKQTGVKVKLEVIGWNDLQTRIQTAVTSGQGPDVLNIGNTWAASLQATGAFLPFGDSEMKAIGGSDKFVKTALETGGAPGKTVTSVPLYGLAYGLYYNKKMFTDAGVQPPTNWEELVTDAKKLTTGTQYGFSLAAGSYTENAHFAFINSAQNGGSWFDSKGNPTFTSQANIDGVKRYLDLMQTDKVVNTSNAQYDNGVQAVNDFATGKVAMILSQNNADSSINANGMKADQYGVVPFPSPEGGKAVASHVAGINLSIFKNTKNKDAALEFVKYMTSSSVQTTLGKPYSTLPVLNGAKPNFTDNADEAATFQKIYNTMSKPLPLVPAEDQFENTVGKAMNDMFAKIATGGTVSDSDIKSALSTAQDQVKQSIGG, from the coding sequence ATGAGGAAACGCGTCATCGCCGCCGCGGCACTGGCGGCCACGATCTCGCTCGTGGCGGCAGGTTGCAGCAGCACCGGTTCGACCTCGTCGGCCAGCGGGTCGACCATCACCTACTGGGCGAGCAACCAGGGCACCAGCCTCGACAACGACAAGCAGGTCCTGACCCCCGTGCTGAACGACTTCACCAAGCAGACCGGGGTGAAGGTCAAGCTCGAGGTGATCGGTTGGAACGACCTGCAGACGCGCATCCAGACCGCCGTCACATCCGGGCAGGGGCCCGACGTCCTGAACATCGGGAACACCTGGGCCGCCTCCCTGCAGGCGACCGGTGCGTTCCTGCCGTTCGGCGACAGCGAGATGAAGGCGATCGGAGGCAGCGACAAGTTCGTGAAGACCGCGCTGGAGACCGGCGGCGCGCCGGGCAAGACGGTGACGAGCGTCCCGCTCTACGGTCTCGCCTACGGCCTGTACTACAACAAGAAGATGTTCACCGACGCCGGCGTGCAACCGCCCACCAACTGGGAGGAGCTGGTCACCGACGCCAAGAAGCTGACGACCGGCACGCAGTACGGCTTCTCGCTCGCGGCCGGCAGCTACACCGAGAACGCCCACTTCGCGTTCATCAACTCGGCGCAGAACGGCGGGTCCTGGTTCGACAGCAAGGGCAACCCGACGTTCACCAGCCAGGCGAACATCGACGGCGTCAAGCGCTACCTCGACCTGATGCAGACCGACAAGGTCGTCAACACCTCCAACGCCCAGTACGACAACGGCGTGCAGGCGGTGAACGACTTCGCCACCGGCAAGGTCGCGATGATCCTCAGCCAGAACAACGCGGACTCGTCGATCAACGCGAACGGGATGAAGGCCGACCAGTACGGCGTCGTGCCGTTCCCGTCGCCCGAGGGCGGCAAAGCCGTCGCCAGCCACGTCGCCGGCATCAACCTGTCGATCTTCAAGAACACCAAGAACAAGGACGCCGCCCTCGAGTTCGTCAAGTACATGACCAGCTCGTCGGTGCAGACCACCCTCGGCAAGCCGTACTCCACGCTGCCGGTGCTGAACGGCGCCAAGCCGAACTTCACCGACAACGCGGACGAGGCCGCCACGTTCCAGAAGATCTACAACACGATGTCCAAGCCGCTGCCGCTGGTGCCGGCCGAGGACCAGTTCGAGAACACCGTCGGCAAGGCCATGAACGACATGTTCGCCAAGATCGCCACCGGAGGCACCGTCTCCGACTCCGACATCAAGTCGGCACTGAGCACGGCTCAGGACCAGGTGAAGCAGTCGATCGGCGGCTAG
- a CDS encoding LacI family DNA-binding transcriptional regulator → MGTATRVTIGGLADRLGLSKASVSYALNGQPGVSDETRRRVLDLADELGWHPSSSARALSRARSDAIGIVLRRDPGLLGTEPYYMSLLAGVEAELAESGQSLLLRMVGTSNGQDLAAYRRWSAEQRVDGVMLFDITVGDPRPALLDELGLAFVLHGNDESVAPGRVLLYDAWGDAHLLVDHLHGLGHRRILHVQGPAEFEHERERADAIARFAAEHGMQATSEPSDYSMEAGERIAAGHASDPELSALVTSNDLLALGAQAALRRAGRDDVALVSWDDSLVCRLGSRPLTALARFPEEQGRRATRMLLDELAGVETATRTARPSELVVRSTSVPATV, encoded by the coding sequence GTGGGGACAGCGACCCGGGTGACGATCGGCGGCCTCGCCGACCGGCTGGGGCTCTCCAAGGCGTCGGTGTCGTACGCGCTCAACGGCCAGCCCGGTGTGAGCGACGAGACGCGGCGGCGCGTGCTCGACCTCGCCGACGAGCTCGGCTGGCATCCCAGCTCCAGCGCCCGCGCCCTCTCCCGTGCCCGGTCCGACGCGATCGGGATCGTGCTGCGCCGCGATCCCGGGCTGCTCGGCACCGAGCCGTACTACATGAGCCTGCTGGCCGGGGTGGAGGCAGAGCTCGCCGAGAGCGGGCAGTCGTTGTTGCTGCGCATGGTCGGCACCTCCAACGGGCAGGACCTCGCGGCCTACCGCCGCTGGAGCGCAGAGCAGCGCGTCGACGGCGTCATGCTGTTCGACATCACCGTCGGCGACCCGCGGCCCGCCCTCCTGGACGAGCTCGGTCTGGCGTTCGTGCTGCACGGCAACGACGAGAGCGTCGCGCCGGGGCGTGTGCTGCTCTACGACGCGTGGGGCGACGCGCACCTCCTGGTCGACCACCTGCACGGGCTCGGCCACCGGCGCATCCTGCACGTGCAGGGGCCTGCCGAGTTCGAGCACGAGCGGGAGCGCGCCGACGCGATCGCGCGTTTCGCGGCCGAACACGGGATGCAGGCGACCTCCGAGCCGTCCGACTACTCGATGGAGGCCGGCGAGCGGATCGCCGCGGGTCACGCGAGCGACCCGGAGTTGTCCGCGCTGGTGACCTCCAACGACCTCCTCGCGCTCGGCGCGCAGGCCGCCCTCCGCCGCGCGGGCCGCGACGACGTGGCCCTGGTGAGCTGGGACGACTCCCTGGTCTGCCGCCTCGGCTCGCGGCCGCTGACCGCGCTGGCGCGGTTCCCGGAGGAGCAGGGCAGGCGCGCCACCCGGATGCTGCTGGACGAGCTCGCCGGCGTCGAGACGGCGACGCGCACCGCGCGCCCCTCGGAGCTGGTGGTGCGGTCGACCAGTGTCCCGGCGACCGTGTGA
- a CDS encoding NAD(P)/FAD-dependent oxidoreductase, giving the protein MATTVFERQAPPAAVVSHALAPARQAVFWIEDAPGDRYPRFRGDIECDLAVVGGGYTGLWTALLAKRENPSARVVLLEGRRIGWAASGRNGGFCEASLTHGDENGRTRFGREFDQLQRLGMANLDEIEATVAELGLDADFERNGAIDLATEPHQVEWLREAADGEHARFLDTEAVQAQVHSPTYLGGLLRTRDSALVHPAKLARALARACEAAGVELFEHSPVEGIGDGTTLYTPEGVVRSKRTALATNVFPSLLKRNRLATVPVYDYVLMTEPLTAEQLASIGWSGRQGLGDSANQFHYYRLTRDNRILFGGYDAVYHYGGRVRERYEDRPATFRKLAAHFFTTFPQAEGLTFTHRWAGAIDTCSRFCAFFGAARGGTVAYATGYTGLGVAATHFGAQVMLDLLAGRETERTSLEMVRSRPLPFPPEPAASLGINLTRWSLDRADHREGRRNAFLRTLDAVGLGFDS; this is encoded by the coding sequence GTGGCGACCACCGTGTTCGAACGACAGGCACCCCCGGCCGCCGTGGTGAGCCACGCGCTCGCCCCGGCCCGGCAGGCCGTGTTCTGGATCGAGGACGCCCCCGGCGACCGCTACCCCCGGTTCCGCGGCGACATCGAGTGCGACCTCGCCGTCGTCGGCGGCGGCTACACCGGACTCTGGACGGCCCTGCTCGCCAAGCGGGAGAACCCGTCCGCGCGCGTCGTGCTGCTGGAGGGCCGCCGGATCGGCTGGGCGGCCTCCGGGCGCAACGGCGGCTTCTGCGAGGCGAGCCTCACGCACGGCGACGAGAACGGCAGGACCCGCTTCGGCCGGGAGTTCGACCAGCTTCAGCGGCTCGGGATGGCGAACCTGGACGAGATCGAGGCGACCGTCGCCGAGCTGGGCCTCGACGCGGACTTCGAGCGCAACGGCGCGATCGACCTCGCGACCGAGCCGCACCAGGTCGAGTGGCTGCGGGAGGCCGCCGACGGCGAGCACGCGCGCTTCCTCGACACGGAGGCCGTGCAGGCGCAGGTGCACTCCCCCACCTATCTCGGCGGCCTGCTCCGCACCCGCGACTCGGCGCTGGTCCACCCCGCCAAGCTCGCCCGCGCGCTCGCACGGGCCTGCGAGGCGGCCGGGGTCGAGCTGTTCGAGCACTCGCCGGTGGAGGGCATCGGCGACGGCACGACCCTCTACACGCCGGAGGGCGTCGTGCGGTCGAAGCGCACGGCCCTCGCCACGAACGTGTTCCCGAGCCTGCTCAAGCGCAACCGGCTCGCGACCGTGCCGGTCTACGACTACGTGCTGATGACCGAGCCGCTGACCGCCGAGCAGCTCGCCTCGATCGGCTGGTCGGGGCGCCAGGGCCTCGGCGACTCGGCCAACCAGTTCCACTACTACCGGCTCACCCGGGACAACCGCATCCTGTTCGGCGGCTACGACGCCGTGTACCACTACGGCGGGCGGGTCCGGGAGCGCTACGAGGACCGGCCGGCGACCTTCCGGAAGCTGGCCGCGCACTTCTTCACGACCTTCCCCCAGGCGGAGGGCCTCACCTTCACGCACCGCTGGGCCGGCGCGATCGACACGTGCAGCCGGTTCTGTGCCTTCTTCGGCGCCGCCCGCGGCGGCACTGTCGCCTACGCGACCGGCTACACCGGGCTCGGGGTCGCCGCGACCCACTTCGGCGCGCAGGTGATGCTCGACCTGCTCGCCGGCCGGGAGACCGAGCGGACGAGCCTGGAGATGGTGCGCAGCCGTCCGCTGCCGTTCCCGCCGGAGCCGGCGGCCTCCCTCGGCATCAACCTGACCCGGTGGTCGCTCGACCGGGCGGACCATCGCGAAGGACGGCGCAACGCGTTCCTGCGCACGCTCGACGCGGTCGGGCTGGGGTTCGACTCGTGA
- a CDS encoding cupin domain-containing protein, whose protein sequence is MSGALDATGSIRASGLPLERSADDPLTAAAELGRFAGLEIGVWEMAPGTTTDVEADEVFVVIAGRARVDFPDTGRSLELASGDVVRLTAGDRTVWTVTETLRKVYLAPAD, encoded by the coding sequence GTGAGCGGCGCACTGGACGCGACCGGGAGCATCCGCGCCTCCGGGCTGCCGCTGGAGAGGTCGGCGGACGACCCACTGACGGCCGCGGCGGAGCTCGGCCGGTTCGCCGGGCTCGAGATCGGAGTCTGGGAGATGGCTCCGGGGACGACCACCGACGTGGAGGCCGACGAGGTGTTCGTCGTCATCGCCGGTCGCGCGCGGGTCGACTTCCCGGACACGGGTCGGAGTCTCGAGCTTGCCTCCGGCGACGTGGTGCGGCTGACGGCAGGCGACCGGACCGTGTGGACGGTGACCGAGACGCTGCGGAAGGTCTACCTGGCGCCGGCAGACTGA
- a CDS encoding PucR family transcriptional regulator, with amino-acid sequence MLLPTVREVLRMDPMADALPEVLAGEGALDTLVRWVHVAETADVARLVSGGELLLATGLGWPRDARALRALGRDLAEAEIAGLVLELGDRTPEAPAPLLEEFRAAGLPFVVLHREARFVAVTEAVHARIIDDQTVALRARDEIRELFTGLSLRGSPADFIVAQAARVLGCPVVLEDTGHQVLVAENVGDGEAELDSWEQRSRAAHRGGEPGWTLTPVEARGMRWGHLVALPGEPHPAGRSSVLEQAAVALALSRLADRDEEEWTRRSHDALLGALLGRRFAGDGGMAARFEASGFPVAGRLLAGVAVRTRSGRVEATAAARALEAARAAGSEAIAAPHPAAPGLLVVAVSSRPGRPGADAVADALAGGDAAVVGVGSDAHGIPGLLSSVEEAVELTGRGGGGRGRHAVVQRAESRPLLRLVTAFGDDPRLQEYAERMLRPLIEYDIANDGDLIEVLRAYLSHPGNRTRAAVASHLSRSVFYQRIALIEDLLGLDLDDGETIGALHAAVLARRIRG; translated from the coding sequence ATGCTCCTGCCGACCGTCCGCGAGGTGCTGCGGATGGACCCGATGGCCGACGCGCTGCCGGAGGTCCTGGCGGGCGAGGGCGCGCTCGACACCCTGGTGCGCTGGGTCCACGTGGCCGAAACGGCCGATGTGGCGCGGCTGGTCTCCGGGGGCGAGCTGCTGCTGGCGACCGGCCTCGGCTGGCCGCGCGACGCCCGCGCGCTCCGGGCGCTGGGCCGCGACCTGGCGGAGGCCGAGATCGCCGGCCTCGTGCTGGAGCTGGGCGACCGCACGCCGGAGGCGCCGGCGCCGCTGCTGGAGGAGTTCCGCGCGGCCGGGCTGCCGTTCGTCGTCCTGCACCGCGAGGCGCGCTTCGTGGCGGTCACCGAGGCGGTGCACGCGCGGATCATCGACGACCAGACCGTCGCCCTCCGGGCGCGGGACGAGATCCGCGAACTGTTCACCGGGCTCAGCCTGCGCGGCAGCCCCGCCGACTTCATCGTCGCGCAGGCCGCGCGCGTGCTGGGCTGCCCTGTAGTGCTGGAGGACACCGGCCACCAGGTGCTCGTCGCCGAGAACGTCGGCGATGGCGAGGCCGAGCTGGACAGCTGGGAGCAGCGCTCCCGGGCCGCCCATCGCGGCGGCGAGCCGGGCTGGACGCTGACGCCCGTGGAGGCGCGCGGGATGCGCTGGGGCCACCTCGTCGCTCTTCCGGGCGAGCCACATCCCGCCGGCCGGTCGAGCGTGCTGGAGCAGGCGGCCGTCGCGCTGGCGCTCAGCCGTCTGGCCGACCGCGACGAGGAGGAGTGGACGCGCCGCAGCCACGACGCACTGCTCGGCGCGCTGCTGGGCAGGCGCTTCGCCGGCGACGGCGGCATGGCCGCGCGGTTCGAGGCGTCCGGGTTCCCGGTCGCCGGGCGGCTGCTCGCCGGGGTCGCCGTCCGCACGCGCTCGGGGCGGGTGGAGGCCACTGCCGCGGCGCGGGCGCTGGAGGCGGCACGCGCGGCGGGGTCGGAGGCCATCGCGGCGCCGCATCCCGCGGCTCCCGGGCTCCTCGTGGTCGCCGTGTCGTCCCGGCCAGGGCGGCCCGGCGCGGACGCGGTCGCCGACGCCCTCGCGGGCGGGGATGCCGCGGTGGTGGGGGTCGGCTCGGACGCCCACGGCATCCCGGGACTGCTGTCGTCGGTGGAGGAGGCCGTGGAGCTGACCGGCCGCGGGGGCGGCGGTCGCGGCAGGCACGCCGTCGTGCAGCGCGCCGAGAGCCGTCCGCTGCTGCGCCTGGTCACGGCTTTCGGCGACGACCCTCGGCTGCAGGAGTACGCCGAGCGGATGCTGCGGCCCCTGATCGAGTACGACATCGCCAACGACGGCGACCTGATCGAGGTGCTGCGCGCATACCTGAGCCACCCGGGCAACCGCACGCGGGCGGCCGTGGCGAGCCACCTGTCCCGGTCGGTGTTCTACCAGCGGATCGCGCTCATCGAGGACCTGCTCGGCCTCGACCTGGACGACGGGGAGACCATCGGTGCGCTGCACGCCGCGGTGCTCGCCCGCCGGATCCGAGGCTGA
- a CDS encoding CoA-acylating methylmalonate-semialdehyde dehydrogenase, which translates to MALIRHFVNGEESGDPARLGPVFDPATGVRQHDVVLASAAETAAAIAAAKAALPGWRATSLTKRADVMFRLRHLLTERRSELAAIVTSEHGKVLSDAAGEIARGLENVEFASGLIDKLKGEYSEQVSTGIDVHSVKQPVGVVACITPFNFPVMVPLWMVASAIACGNTVVLKPSEKDPSASVFLAKLFAEAGLPAGVLNVVHGDKEAVDTLLDSPDVAAVSFVGSTPIARSIYQRAAANGKRVQALGGAKNHMVVLEDADIEAAADAAVSAAYGSAGERCMAVSVLVAVGEAGDRLVPAIQRRLGGLAIGPGTDPASEMGPLITREHRDKVASYVAAAAAEGATVVVDGTAQEFDSDGFFVGVSLIDHVKPGTAVYDDEIFGPVLSVVRVDTFDEAVALINANQYGNGVALFTRDGGAARQFEFDVEVGMVGINVPIPVPIGAYSFGGWKNSLFGDSHIYGPESFHFYTRSKVVTTRWPDPVHSKIELAFPGNS; encoded by the coding sequence GTGGCCCTCATCCGCCATTTCGTGAACGGCGAGGAGTCCGGCGACCCGGCCCGTCTCGGCCCTGTCTTCGACCCCGCCACCGGCGTCCGGCAGCACGACGTCGTGCTCGCCAGCGCCGCCGAGACCGCTGCCGCCATCGCCGCGGCGAAGGCCGCCCTCCCGGGCTGGCGCGCCACCAGCCTCACCAAGCGCGCCGACGTGATGTTCCGGCTCCGCCACCTCCTCACCGAGCGCCGCTCCGAGCTCGCCGCCATCGTGACGAGCGAGCACGGCAAGGTGCTGTCCGACGCCGCGGGCGAGATCGCGCGCGGGCTCGAGAACGTCGAGTTCGCGTCCGGCCTGATCGACAAGCTCAAGGGCGAGTACAGCGAGCAGGTCTCCACCGGCATCGACGTGCACAGCGTCAAGCAGCCGGTCGGCGTCGTCGCCTGCATCACCCCGTTCAACTTCCCCGTCATGGTGCCGCTGTGGATGGTCGCCAGCGCTATCGCCTGCGGCAACACCGTCGTCCTGAAGCCCAGCGAGAAGGACCCGTCCGCCTCTGTCTTCCTGGCGAAGCTCTTCGCCGAGGCGGGCTTGCCGGCCGGCGTGCTCAACGTCGTGCATGGCGACAAGGAGGCCGTCGACACCCTGCTCGACTCGCCCGACGTCGCGGCCGTCTCCTTCGTCGGCTCCACGCCGATCGCCCGCTCGATCTACCAGCGCGCCGCCGCCAACGGCAAGCGCGTCCAGGCGCTCGGCGGCGCCAAGAACCACATGGTCGTCTTGGAGGACGCCGACATCGAGGCCGCGGCCGACGCCGCCGTCTCGGCCGCCTACGGCTCGGCCGGCGAGCGCTGCATGGCGGTCAGCGTGCTGGTCGCGGTCGGCGAGGCGGGCGACCGGCTCGTCCCCGCCATCCAGCGCCGCCTCGGTGGCCTCGCGATCGGCCCGGGCACCGACCCGGCCAGCGAGATGGGCCCGCTCATCACGCGCGAGCACCGCGACAAGGTCGCCTCCTACGTCGCTGCGGCCGCCGCCGAAGGAGCCACCGTCGTGGTGGACGGCACCGCCCAGGAGTTCGACAGCGACGGCTTCTTCGTCGGCGTCAGCCTGATCGACCACGTGAAGCCGGGCACCGCGGTCTACGACGACGAGATCTTCGGGCCCGTCCTGTCGGTCGTCCGTGTCGACACCTTCGACGAGGCCGTCGCGCTCATCAACGCCAACCAGTACGGCAACGGCGTCGCGCTGTTCACCCGCGACGGCGGCGCCGCCCGGCAGTTCGAGTTCGACGTGGAGGTCGGCATGGTCGGCATCAACGTCCCGATCCCCGTCCCGATCGGCGCGTACTCGTTCGGCGGCTGGAAGAACTCGCTGTTCGGCGACTCGCACATCTACGGCCCCGAGTCCTTCCACTTCTACACTCGCAGCAAGGTCGTCACGACGCGCTGGCCCGACCCGGTGCACTCGAAGATCGAGCTCGCGTTCCCCGGCAACTCCTGA
- a CDS encoding aspartate aminotransferase family protein yields the protein MTDTIDTALRTGFTDRRGVEHPFGDADAETQVRSDDRSHVFHSWSAQAQIAPLPIAAGEGSTFWDYQGNAYLDFSSQLVNLNLGHQHPDLVAAIQQQAGRLATIQPSMANDVRGELARRIARVAPGTLNRVFFTNGGADANEYAVRMARRVTGRRKVLSMYRSYHGGTATAISLTGDPRRWANEPSDPSVAHFFGPYLYRSAFHSTTPEDETQRALEHLESVIVLEGAATVAAIIIETIVGTNGVLMPPPGYLAGVRALCDKYGIVYIADEVMVGFGRVGEWFAVDAFDVVPDLITFAKGVNSGYVPLGGVVISDAIADFFDDVSFQGGLTYSGHPLACAAGVATFDVFERDGILERVRDLGERVVEPEITSWLDRHPSLGEVRGRGLFWALELVRDRGTREPLVPFNAAGADAAPMAEVAAACKAAGVWPFTHFNRIHIAPPLVIAEDDLRRGLAAIDAALTVADRYAL from the coding sequence ATGACCGACACCATCGACACCGCCCTCCGCACGGGCTTCACCGACCGCCGAGGGGTCGAGCACCCGTTCGGGGACGCCGACGCCGAGACCCAGGTCCGCAGCGACGACCGCAGCCACGTCTTCCACTCCTGGAGCGCCCAGGCGCAGATCGCCCCGCTGCCGATCGCCGCGGGCGAGGGCTCCACGTTCTGGGACTACCAGGGCAACGCGTACCTCGACTTCAGCTCGCAGCTGGTCAACCTCAACCTCGGCCACCAGCACCCCGACCTCGTCGCCGCCATCCAGCAGCAGGCCGGCCGCCTCGCGACCATCCAGCCGTCGATGGCGAACGACGTTCGCGGCGAGCTCGCCCGCCGGATCGCCCGCGTCGCGCCGGGGACACTCAACCGGGTGTTCTTCACCAACGGCGGCGCCGACGCCAACGAGTACGCGGTGCGGATGGCCCGCCGGGTGACCGGTCGCCGCAAGGTGCTCTCCATGTACCGCTCGTACCACGGCGGCACCGCGACCGCGATCTCGCTGACCGGCGACCCGCGCCGCTGGGCGAACGAGCCGAGCGACCCGTCCGTCGCGCACTTCTTCGGCCCGTACCTCTACCGCTCGGCGTTCCACTCCACCACCCCGGAGGACGAGACGCAGCGCGCGCTGGAGCACCTGGAGAGCGTCATCGTCCTGGAGGGCGCCGCCACCGTCGCCGCGATCATCATCGAGACGATCGTGGGCACGAACGGCGTGCTGATGCCGCCGCCCGGCTACCTCGCCGGCGTGCGCGCGCTCTGCGACAAGTACGGCATCGTCTACATCGCCGACGAGGTGATGGTCGGCTTCGGCCGGGTCGGCGAGTGGTTCGCGGTTGACGCGTTCGACGTGGTGCCCGACCTGATCACCTTCGCGAAGGGCGTCAACTCCGGCTACGTCCCGCTCGGCGGTGTGGTCATCTCGGACGCGATCGCGGACTTCTTCGACGACGTCTCCTTCCAGGGCGGCCTCACCTACTCGGGCCACCCGCTGGCGTGTGCGGCCGGTGTCGCGACGTTCGACGTGTTCGAGCGCGACGGCATCCTGGAGCGCGTGCGTGACCTCGGCGAGCGCGTCGTGGAGCCCGAGATCACCTCCTGGCTCGACCGGCACCCGTCGCTCGGCGAGGTCCGCGGCCGTGGGCTGTTCTGGGCGCTGGAGCTGGTCCGCGACCGCGGGACGCGCGAGCCGCTGGTGCCGTTCAACGCGGCCGGAGCCGACGCGGCCCCGATGGCCGAGGTGGCCGCGGCCTGCAAGGCCGCGGGCGTCTGGCCCTTCACACACTTCAACCGCATCCACATCGCCCCGCCCCTGGTGATCGCCGAGGACGACCTGCGCCGCGGCCTCGCCGCGATCGACGCCGCCCTCACCGTCGCCGACCGCTACGCGCTCTGA
- a CDS encoding NYN domain-containing protein, with amino-acid sequence MSEPGDGRVAVYIDFDNIVISRYDQVHGRGSFMRDRQKSGTQPKPAFVAKLAEARVDLGAVIDFASSFGTLVLTRAYADWSAAVNAEYRGQLVGRAVDLVQLFPAAAYAKNGADIRLAVDAVEDLFRLPELTHVVIVAGDSDYIPLAQRIKRLGRYVIGIGVAGSTARSLAAACDEFVSYDDLPGIARDEAAETDAALAETADEETVTAPEAAPAATAAAGTSRSRGRGARSTATSADEAAVAEEPAAAEEPAEPAKRPTRKRKAATPEPEADEDEETAEDPQVVATRLLARAMQLGHEKDDSEWLHSSTVKGQMKRMDPSFSEKALGYRSFSDFIKSRNYLVELDDSSTAQVLRLVPARSRRVRHSGKASDTVSAQ; translated from the coding sequence ATGAGTGAACCTGGAGACGGCCGTGTCGCGGTCTACATCGACTTCGACAACATCGTCATCTCGCGTTACGACCAGGTGCACGGGCGCGGGTCGTTCATGCGGGACCGGCAGAAGTCCGGCACGCAGCCCAAGCCCGCGTTCGTCGCGAAGCTCGCCGAGGCGCGCGTCGACCTCGGGGCGGTGATCGACTTCGCGTCCTCGTTCGGCACCCTCGTTCTGACGCGCGCGTACGCCGACTGGTCCGCCGCCGTGAACGCCGAGTACCGCGGCCAGCTCGTCGGCCGAGCGGTCGACCTGGTGCAGCTCTTCCCTGCAGCGGCCTACGCGAAGAACGGCGCCGACATCCGCCTGGCGGTCGACGCCGTGGAGGACCTGTTCCGGCTTCCCGAGCTCACGCACGTCGTGATCGTGGCGGGCGACTCCGACTACATCCCGCTGGCCCAGCGGATCAAACGCCTCGGCCGGTATGTCATCGGCATCGGCGTCGCCGGCTCGACGGCGCGCTCGCTCGCGGCCGCGTGCGACGAGTTCGTCAGCTACGACGACCTCCCGGGCATCGCCCGTGATGAGGCGGCCGAGACGGACGCCGCTCTCGCGGAGACAGCGGACGAGGAGACCGTCACGGCACCGGAGGCCGCTCCCGCAGCCACTGCCGCAGCCGGCACATCCCGTTCCCGCGGACGAGGCGCCCGCTCCACCGCGACCTCCGCCGATGAGGCGGCGGTCGCCGAGGAGCCGGCGGCGGCCGAGGAGCCGGCCGAGCCCGCGAAGCGCCCCACCCGCAAGCGCAAGGCCGCGACGCCCGAGCCGGAGGCCGACGAGGACGAGGAGACCGCGGAGGACCCGCAGGTCGTCGCCACGCGCCTCCTGGCCCGGGCGATGCAGCTCGGCCACGAGAAGGACGACTCGGAGTGGCTGCACTCGTCGACGGTGAAGGGCCAGATGAAACGCATGGACCCGTCCTTCAGTGAGAAGGCCCTCGGCTACCGGTCGTTCAGCGACTTCATCAAGTCCCGCAATTACCTCGTGGAGCTCGACGACAGTTCCACCGCCCAGGTGCTCCGGCTCGTGCCCGCCCGATCGCGACGGGTCCGGCACAGCGGCAAGGCCTCGGACACGGTCTCGGCGCAATGA